Within the Channa argus isolate prfri chromosome 12, Channa argus male v1.0, whole genome shotgun sequence genome, the region ATCCATGATCGATAGTGGAATTGCAAAGTAAACTGCATGGATCATGTGGTTTAATAACCCCAAGCATCCATCAGCAGCCTGTCAATGATTCACAGATCTCACAGAGGCAGATGAGGTGACTGCAGCACTCAGCATTCAGCAGGTACGTTTTCGTAACatttaacttaaataaatatataaaaagttgTATAAACACGATCTACATGCTGAGCTGTGATCGGTTTAAACTAGAGCTTTAGATCAGAACATGTTTGTCTTTAACTGTCAGTGTCAGTGGAACATATGTGACAGTCAGTTATAACTACATTTCCGActgttatcattttttttttaatgacaaactGTTTTATCACTAAACTGGCTTCTACTGCATTGCAGTAAATATTGAATACAATAGTGTGATTTTCATTGGATTGGCACATATACAGTCAAAATAAACAAGTTAACTGTTCAGGACAAAAGTGAAAGTATAACGTTATGGCATTGGGTTAATGGTTAATCATTGTAAAAAAGTTGTTTCCACAGAGGTCAGATAGAAGGAAAAGCAAAAGTGTTTTCTCCAGATGTGTGTCTGAAGCATTCAGgtgtgttaacacaatgcaaaaagagaaacatgttgTTGCTGCACATCAGTCTGTAAAGGGTTATGAACAATTTCCAAACAATGTGGAGTTCAACAttctacagtgagaaagattatTCACAAGTGGAAAGTATTCCAGACAATCTTTCCAGGTGTGGATGTCCAAGCACATAACCCCACTGGtcagagaaatacagaaaaacccCAAGAGCTAAATCTCAGACCCTACAGGTCAAGTCCATCACAGCACAGGTAGAAAACCGAACAAGTACAGTTTGTTTGGAAAGGTGAAAGGGAGAGGGAAAGTGAAAACCCTCTTCTGccaaaaagaacatgaaagcacAACTGAGGTTCACAGAACAGGACCTGAAAGAATTACAACTTCTGGAACAATATTCTATGGACAGATGAGATCAAAGTGGAGTAGTTTGTCTGTAATGCCCACCACCACgtttggtaaaataaaaacagcatttcagcagaaacacctcAAGCACACAAGTGAAGAGGTGTTGATTTGGGTTTGTCTTGCAACCACAGGACCTGGGCACCATGCAGTCAATGAGTCGACCCAGACTTTTCCCATTACAGAGGCAGCAAGAAGTGCTGCTTTGTCCTGTTCCATCCGTTttacatgctgacgcttagGGTCAAGACATCAAGATACAcaacttttccacaggagaccagtgtttagtgcacattgTGCGCTGATGATAATCATAACACAATGTGGGAcacatggttactatagtaaggaagtatgtgtgtgccattgtcactgtttgtagcattttggtTTTCTGTAATTTATATTGTAACTTAACATTACCCTAAAGTTTTTGTGCCCAACCCtgatgcagtgtttgtgtgtactgtatataaagtaaTTTCTGTAGCATCAATTATGGAGCGTAGCCAATATGAGACACCAAAGGATGTACAAAGAGGCACAATCTGATGCCTTAGGAAGCATCGTTATCTGACCCTGTAGGATGACAATGTTATGGTCGACCATGAACTCCTCTCTATACTGGAGTTTTCTAGAAGCACATATGAGGCCACGTGACCTAGTCAAGACCTAGACCTCAACCCCAAAACCTCAGGGAAGTGAAGCAATGTTGTAAAGAATACAAGGGCAAAATTCCTCCACAAATtctgtccacctccctatgagactttttcactttatattctaCATCATTGCTTTAagcgtcaaatattgaagcgtcTGGGTTTCCActgaactacactgaaagctcagaggaCTGATCACTGAAGCAAATGGTTATCTTAAGTGTCAGCATGTAAAGCAGAAGGGACTGGACGAAGCAACGCTTTTTAATGCCTCAGGGATGAGTACGGTCTGGTTTTACCcacgttttttttctttttagcttcatttttgttaaataaataatggcaggGTGTTGTTGTTCATCTGAGGTTGTATAGTTACTGCCTAATACAATGACCCCTTACGATCAAAtggtttttattatgtttttacacaaaaaaacatagaGCTACATGCCTAAGTTACCAATAGAGCGCAACATCTGGTCGTCACTTGATAAGTTGATTTTGATTAGAAGAGTTTAGACACAATGTTAAGTCTAAAAGTAAAGTGTATTACCGATATAAAAAAGAACTAAATAGTAAGTTTGTTATCCTGTAACTTCACCCTGTTGACGCTGTTTTCATCTCACTCTCAGTGCTTCATCATGCTTTTCCACACTGATAGAAATCTGGGAATCATCAGGGTTTTGGTTTTCCAGCTTATCCTGACGCACCTTTGCAGAGGTAAGTCACAATATAATCTTAAAAGTTcaatatgatgtcactaataaAGCTGCCTGAGCTTCCACGAATGCTGGATTATAGgactaaaatattatttaaaatagtcAAAATTGTGCtttggttttcatttatttagaattttgcTGCTTTGCTAGCACAAGGTCTAAAAAAGTATTAAACACTGACAATGTAACTGTGTTATTAtcaagtttattttattgttgtgttagttctgtttaatttaattaatttaaatctaGCAAAGTGATGGTCACTATATAGACTGATCTGGATGGtaacaaatgtaattatatactgtaggttgTTTGTTCCAGCAGCTTAATATGACCAACAGACGTCTTACAGTTGGGTCTAGCCGCTGTAGTAGATGTGACGCCTTCGTGCAGaattttatagcattttatacttttttggAGAAGACATTGTGAGGAAACTCTGGTTCCTAAGAGAGTAGCTGATTTTTTTGTGCCGGCACCAATAGGTTGCAATTTCAACAGAGACCTGCTGCCAGGGTAGCGCTCTTTCAAGTGTAGAGACAAATACGTATGTGGTCTTTTAGGATATAAGACTTGttgacatgaaaacatttgtatttccaGGTCAGTCTGAGCTGATTGGTTCATCTCAACCAATAGTGGCACCACTTGGTGAGGACGTCATTCTGCCGTGTCACCTGGAACCTAAGCGAGATGCTGCTGGCTTGACACTGGAGTGGACGAGACCTGACCTGAACCCTAGATTTGTCCATGTGTGGCGCTCTGGTGAGGAGCTTGTGGGTACAAAGCATAAATCCTTTGAGGGGAGAACATCACTTTTCATCGATGAGCTGAAGAATGGAAACATTTCCCTGAAACTCTCTAAAGTACAAAtctctgatgaaggaacatacAGATGCTTCATTCCAGCACTGGATAAACAGTCTTTTGTTCAACTGGTTATAAGTAAGTATGAACATCAACCCCATCTCCTAAAAAGTTTAtatacaaataaactgcaaacataaaGAGTTATTCATTATGTTCTGATATTCTGCATGTATGAGCCTTTACTCTACTACAATAACAgaacttttttcccctttttttagCATCAAATGCTGTTTCATTACCAGTCATAACTTTAGCAGGGACTGATGAATCCAGCAGTGGGGTGGTTTTAAAGTGTGAGTCTGAAGGCTGGTATCCAGAGCCTgaggtgttgtggttggacgGTGAGGGAAACGTCCTCTCTGCTGGACctacagagacagtcagaggtCCTGATGACCTCTatactgtcagcagcagagtcacTGTGGACAAGAGACACGGAAACCGCTTCACCTGTAGAGTCCAACAGAACATCATCAACTGgaccagagagacacacatacatgtttcAGGTAGATATGAGTTTTAAAAtggatgaaaaacacatttgttagaaaaagcttatgtttaaaattatttaaatgtcatgtttttctgtgttttctcatttcagATGATTTCTTTTATGTCCAGTCCATTATTTTTCCTATCACAGTTGGTCTGGCTGTTAGTTTGGCTGTTTGTTTCCTCATTATTCTTTCACTTGGCTTAATTTTATGGAAGAAGCACAAGATTATCAGTAAGtcataaattaaattttgttattttatttctgtagctAATGTTATacataattttacattataacATATTATATTCTGTGATACTTTGAtcaaacaaatccaaatgtttttactactttattttactgaatTATTTTGTGTGCAAAATAGGACAGTGGGCTGAAAATGAtaatggacaaaaaaagaacGGGTCTAAAACTAGGAAGACTGAAGCTCAGGTTTCcactgaagaagaaacagagagagagcagctgaTGACTGATAATACAGTACAAATGGACGAGTTTGATGGAGACAATAAGAACAAACATGTAAGTAAAGAAACAACTTGCTTCCAGTAGACaagctttgtgttttcaaagTAATGATGAAGACAATACGAGCAGCTGCAAATAGAATTGATGATTagatttaatattatttgtgaAACTAAAAATTTCAACttctaaataatgttttaaatttttattcataTGAACAGCTCAAATTTGAACTGACTAAAGATCAGACTAGAGGGGAGTCTCAATTTTATCTTTGATGTCTTGTCTCTCATGTCCAAAGAACAACCTGCCAAAAACAAGCTCAAAAACAATGAGGTTTGTTTCATAGAGTTGGTCctattgtattaaaaatgtctCATAATCTCTGCTGGATCAAAGATCTGCAGGCAAGTTCAACTTGGCCTGGGTCTCTTTAGGTTATCAGGCTTCACTgagcttatttttttttgtcccagaTACCCTTCATCACAAAGCTGTAATCAAATGGATCTATTATCTCTGGGTTTGTAAAGTGATACTGTTGGAGGACAGTGTCCATGTTCTGGTCATagcaattttttaaatacaaaaaatgtagttatttaagtcccatcagaaaatgttttcagcagcttcaACTTTTTCTAGACATAGAAAACCACAGTCTGTCATAGGCCTGATCATCTCTATTGCTTGTAGTATTATAATTCAAATAGACACTAATAAAACATTGCTCataattttctaatttttctcagattaaaaacagacagactGAAGTCCAGCAGCTCAAAGAAGACACTCAGAGGATGGAGACAAATCGGGAGACAGTGatagaaaacaaggaaaacaacagcactGAGGTTCATCTTTCTACCTGCATTTTAGAATCAGGTTTAATCACCAAATACAAGGAGTTCAGTTTGGTCCACATCAACagatacattaataaaaaaatctaaaatataatagCTCAAAttgttatttagatttttagtttAGGGTAAATGCAAAAGTCTCCACTGAGGTGGAAATGACAAATCGTTTGATACCGATACAAATGTCTTTGTTCAGATTAGTTCAGTGATTCATAGTCACTGTTTCTCTTGagctaaatgtttaaatatgggTCTCGACCCGAATGCAGAGGTAGAAGTCTGAGCAGAATCCATGTCATGCAAGTAAAAGCTTTAACGTAAAGGAGCCGGCATAACCAGAAAAGTCAAAGGGCTGAGCAAGAGACAGGTGGGGGCCAATCAACAGGATAAAAAGAGTCAAATAGGTCAAATGACTTCTGTTGTTAAAACTAAGATAAGTTACACAGAAGATAAAGAGAAATGCTGTATGTGAGGTAACAGTGTCAGGGCAGTTACTTCAACAGGATACACAGAAAATGGGTCATTTACCTCATGAAATACACAGTCCAGTAAGTAGCTGCAGAGTCCAGACAGATGACTAGATCAAGTGAGTAAGTACAATGCAGAAGAACATGGAGACAGGGAAGAAAGTTCGGACAAAGTGGTAGGAACAGAAGTAACCACATGAGCAGAGGGGGAGAGCAGACCACCAGCTGGGAGAGAGTGGGTGTGAGCAGACTGAggactgtgtttatgtgtgtgaatgagaccAGGGGACAGAGGACACAAaggaacaaaacagaaagtcCAGGACAAGAACCATGTAAGTGAACTTCAGTACATACAACAGtgagtgtgtcagtgtttaTACCAATGCAACATTCACTGTGATTCATCATCATTTCACATTTGGTGTGTAGCTAATAGAGGCTGACACGTTCATGATGTGCACTGGTAGCTGAATAGTTACTGCTGTTCAGCTGTGGACTTTTGTCACACTTGTTCCTCCTGCCCTCACATCTTCTGACTGTATCTCCACTGCCTACTGTCAAATTAAGCCAATAAcaaccagaaataaaaaaacaagatgtggATGAGTTAATTTAACCACAACGTAACAAATGTTGTAGACGTGTTTTAGCAGCAATATTTAGGTTTCAGTTTAATATTTAGACTTTCAGTAACAGGGATCATCAAtgactttttattaaatattaaaatattatcagAACAGACCAAACTGAAGAACCACTCACAGGAAGTCTCTAAATCCTGCTACTACAGGTATAAAtctctgtttatttctttctttcatcagTTGGACGGAAGTGGAGCAGATCCAGCTCAGACCTCCTGTCTGGTAAGTCGTCATAGTGGGAAACAATTTATTAACTCAACAGTTTGCTGAAAAATGTTCACCAAACCAAGATAAACTTCAGTGCACAGTTTTGCAGCTTTGACAGTGAGTGTAAACTGGTTAAAGGTTCAATTTTAGTTCCTGAGTTCAACTAATGGAACATGCAGAGATTCTAACACAGGAGTGGGCGAGTGTCACAGATTAAAaagattaattattattattattattattatatgataaaatacacagaataaTCTGATCTTTGTCTCAGGTTAAGTTGCAGGTTGTTTCCAAACAAAGGTTCAaagaagagaagcagaggaatCAGGAAGCTGAGAGCAAAGTTCAGGAGCTGAAAACTGAGAGAGACAACGTTTGTAtgattttattacaaaacagtttttctagACATTAGTCCCCCTTcaaatctgtgtttatttaatatttaattcatttgtaAGTTTGTATGTGTAATTATCAAACAGGCtgctttactttttacattatatCATGTTCATATTTCATgtcctttattttcattttcagtgtagTGAACAACACACATAATTGAGCAAGTCAAAACTGAGTTACTTCAATCTATCAAAAGACAAAGTAGTGgttacaaatgtgaaaatagaTCATCATCATGTACAATCTCATTAAGCTTCTTTAATCTGTAAACCTGTTCATATGCTCGAGTTGCTCTGAGTTTTTCTtcatgtgtcactgtgttttataatttctcacATGCTTTAAAATATTATCACATGTAGTCTCTCTGCTCGTTCTCTCTTCCAGCTGGAGGGAAACCTAAaggaggaaaaacaggaaagagagagagaagtggagaAGTTGAAGAAACAGCTGGAAGACAAGAATAAGGAGgtttatttgattattattaactTTCTGAATTCAGACATGTTTACTGAAATCTTAAATCTTCCTCACATGACACTGATTTGTGTCCAGCCTTGTTTGTCCTCAGTCCATCTTTAAATCTCTTCCAGCTGCACTTTTTTTCCACCTTTACTGATTTATGTTTAGTTTATCATGAAGTAAAATGACACATATCAAACAAGTGGAGACAGGATTAAAAGTCAAGACGGGAGTGAAAAACAAGCCAAGATCAAAACCACAACATTTCATGTTTAGGATCAGGATCCAAGTACAGCAGATATCAGGTGAAGTCCCTTAAATGCTGTTAATaatctaaaacaacaaaaagggaaaaaggccAAATACTGTCAGAGATTATTTGTGCTTAATGAGGAGGAGAAGCTTTTGTGGTGAAAGACACTGGAGGAAACAGAAGCTAAAACAAATCAGTAAAATCTGTTTGCATCTTAGTTATACTGTTCATATGTTCGAGTTGCTCTGAGTTTCACATCAGGTGTCACTGTGTTTTAGAATTTCTCACATGCTTTAAAATATTATCACATGTAGTCTCTCTGCTCGTTCTCTCTTCCAGCTGGAGGGAAACCTAAaggaggaaaaacaggaaagagagagagaagtggagaAGTTGAAGAAACAGCTGGAAGACAAGAATAAGGAGgtttatttgattattattaactTTCTGAATTCAGACATGTTTACTGAAATCTTAAATCTTCCTCACATGACACTGATTTGTGTCCAGCCTTGTTTGTCCTCAGTCCATCTTTAAATCTCTTCCAGCTGCACTTTTTTCCCACCTTTACTGATTTATGTTTAGTTTATCATATAGTAAAATGACACATATCAAACAAGTGGAAACAGGGTTAAAAGATAAGACGGGGGTGAAAAACAAGCCAAGCTCAAAACCACGTTTGGAGACAGTTTTAAAAGTAATGAAACAGAAGCTAAAACAAATCAGTAAATTCTGTTTGCATTACAGTTAAACTATTCATATGCTCGAGTTGTTCTGAGTTTTACTTcatgtgtcattgtgttttaaaatctctcacatgcttttaaatattATCACATCTAGTTTCTCTGGTTGTCTCTGTTCTGTCCCAGCTGGAAAGAAACCAAactgacacaaagagacagctccaggaggaaaaacagaagagagagaaagctgaGAGAGAAGTGAAGGACTTGAAGAATCAGCTGGAGGACAAGAATAAGGAGgtttatttgattattattaactTTCTGAATTCAGACATGTTTACTGAAATCTTAAATCTTCTTCACATGACACTGATTTGTGTCCAGCCTTGTTTGTCCTCAGTCCATCTTTAAATCTCTTCCAGCTGCACTTTTTTTCCACCTTTACTGATTTATGTTTAGTTTATCATATAGTAAAATGACACATATCAAACAAGTGGAAACAGGGTTAAAAGATAAGACGGGGGTGAAAAACAAGCCAAGATCAAAACCACGTTTGGAGACAGTTTTAAAAGTAATGAAACAGAAGCTAAAACAAATCAGTAAATTCTGTTTGCATTACAGTTAAACTATTCATATGCTCGAGTTGCTCTGAGTTTTACTTcatgtgtcattgtgttttaaaatctctcacatgcttttaaatattATCACATCTAGTTTCTCTGGTTGTCTCTGTTCTGTCCCAGCTGGAAAGAAACCAAactgacacaaagagacagctccaggaggaaaaacagaagagagagaaagctgaGAGAGAAGTGAAGGACTTGAAGAATCAGCTGGAGGACAAGAATAAGGAGgtttatttgattattattaactTTCTGAATTCAGACATGTTTACTGAAATCTTAAATCTTCTTCACATGACACTGATTTGTGTCCAGCCTTGTTTGTCCTCAGTCCATCTTTAAATTTCTTCTAGCTGCACTTTATTCCATTTTTACTGATTTCTGTTTAGTTTACCATGAAGTAAAATGACAAGTATCAAACACATTTGAAGAcagttttaaaagtaaagacAGGGGTCAAAAGCAAATTAAGACCAAACCCATAACAACATGTCATGTTTAGGATCAAGATCCAAGTACAGAAGATAGAAGTTGAAGTCCCTTAAATGCTGCTAATaatctaaaacaacaaaaaggggaaaaaaaggcaaaatactATCAAACAGTATCTGTACTTAATTAAATTAGAGGAGAAGCTGATGTAGTGAAAAACACCAAAGACAAGCTAACAGTAAGTAAATCAGTAAAGTCTGTACATCACAGATTAATGAGAATTTCTTAGAATCTTTACTGAAATGTGTGTAGAGGTCACAATGTTCTTTGTTTCTAACATAAATATTATTGTTCATATTAACCTGTGACACTGTCCTCTGGTGAAATATGACAGACACTGTATGTTATTTGTCACCAAAAATGACCAAGTCATTGTCCTCACTGCttagtgacatctagtggctgtaGTGAACTTTACACTGTGACTCACTGTTTAGTTTGGAGCCTGAAGTTtaagtccagtgtgaaacaactaTTGTTGATACAACAGTCACATGACATAATGTGACATTAAGGAAGACGTGATTTTAATACAGACCATGACTTATTTATTACCCATAACATCTTTTTAGTCTCTTACTACCAACAGATCCCTGACTCTGTAGGTGGTGGTGAacagtttacagtaaaatgaTCAGATTCTAAATCAGACTGTAAATAACAATGGTTTAAACTGagcataaatacagttttaaaacatGAGGTTTAACCAAATGCTCCTATTTTTTCTTACATTAGTCACCATGTCATAAGCATGATAATgtagtttgatttaaaataattacttacAGTATTAATGGTTCAGTGGATTAACTGCAATaccacaaattaaatgtatggtttgaaaatgtgttgtcaataaaataaaccatttaaCCAGTCGATTTGTGAAAGAggctaaatgaaaacacatagACTAAATTCTgagtttgttattattttatccTCTGTCTTAAATGCAAAAACCCAACTGTGGCTTTAATAAACCACTGAACAAATCAGACAATAAAGGAGCTTCATGCCAAAAGTGTTAGAGTTTATCTGTACCAACTTATTTTATAACAGAATATATTTCTCATCtcctctgtgtctttgtctgctcTCAGCTGCATCAGCTATTGGCTGAAAATAAGAAGCTCAAAGAAGAGAAGCAGACGAGTAGATGAGCTGGAGACAATGAAACAAGAGGTTCATCTTTTTCTGATGTTGAGTTTCATACATACATTGAGTGAAgattcttaatttaaaaaaaatgcatcaaatatattattaaaatgtttttgtcacaaatgttgatgtgcagaaaaaaatatgacCTCATGAATTTACTGAATAACCAAAcgttattttgttttgctgagtttTTTAAACACTTCTCGATTTGGCTAGATGTAGAATTCAGCCATAAACTGGGTTCTAGTTTATTTAAATCAGAGACATATTTCTTGTTCTAGAAGAAGAGAATGACTTTAATTATTCAGACTGTTTAAACAATGTGAATTTAGCAGATAAACAAAAGAGCATCACTCAGGTGTTGCTGGTGTCTTTGCACTGCAAAGCTGAAAAGGATCACGTTTCCTCTTGGATTAATGTGATACAGTATGACCAGGctagtttttaatatttcataatacAGCCAACATACATTTAGTGAAGTCGTGCACTGGCTAAAAACAGGAGCTAAACTATTAACCAGTGTATTTACTGAAGAGAAGTCTGCTCAGTGTGAACACGAAGGAAAAGTCTTTATGCAGATTTCACATGTAAAGTTATAGTATCACCATGTTTTTAGCACAACACTATTGAAGCTGACAGCTACTGCAAATACATC harbors:
- the LOC137137531 gene encoding butyrophilin-like protein 8 isoform X1, which gives rise to MLFHTDRNLGIIRVLVFQLILTHLCRGQSELIGSSQPIVAPLGEDVILPCHLEPKRDAAGLTLEWTRPDLNPRFVHVWRSGEELVGTKHKSFEGRTSLFIDELKNGNISLKLSKVQISDEGTYRCFIPALDKQSFVQLVITSNAVSLPVITLAGTDESSSGVVLKCESEGWYPEPEVLWLDGEGNVLSAGPTETVRGPDDLYTVSSRVTVDKRHGNRFTCRVQQNIINWTRETHIHVSDDFFYVQSIIFPITVGLAVSLAVCFLIILSLGLILWKKHKIIRQWAENDNGQKKNGSKTRKTEAQVSTEEETEREQLMTDNTVQMDEFDGDNKNKHIKNRQTEVQQLKEDTQRMETNRETVIENKENNSTELDGSGADPAQTSCLVKLQVVSKQRFKEEKQRNQEAESKVQELKTERDNLEGNLKEEKQEREREVEKLKKQLEDKNKELEGNLKEEKQEREREVEKLKKQLEDKNKELERNQTDTKRQLQEEKQKREKAEREVKDLKNQLEDKNKELERNQTDTKRQLQEEKQKREKAEREVKDLKNQLEDKNKELQKYQTDTKRQLQEEKQRREKAEREVKDMKKQLDELDQLLAEYKQLKEEKQTSR
- the LOC137137531 gene encoding butyrophilin subfamily 3 member A2-like isoform X2; the encoded protein is MLFHTDRNLGIIRVLVFQLILTHLCRGQSELIGSSQPIVAPLGEDVILPCHLEPKRDAAGLTLEWTRPDLNPRFVHVWRSGEELVGTKHKSFEGRTSLFIDELKNGNISLKLSKVQISDEGTYRCFIPALDKQSFVQLVITSNAVSLPVITLAGTDESSSGVVLKCESEGWYPEPEVLWLDGEGNVLSAGPTETVRGPDDLYTVSSRVTVDKRHGNRFTCRVQQNIINWTRETHIHVSDDFFYVQSIIFPITVGLAVSLAVCFLIILSLGLILWKKHKIIRQWAENDNGQKKNGSKTRKTEAQVSTEEETEREQLMTDNTVQMDEFDGDNKNKHIKNRQTEVQQLKEDTQRMETNRETVIENKENNSTELDGSGADPAQTSCLVKLQVVSKQRFKEEKQRNQEAESKVQELKTERDNLEGNLKEEKQEREREVEKLKKQLEDKNKELEGNLKEEKQEREREVEKLKKQLEDKNKELERNQTDTKRQLQEEKQKREKAEREVKDLKNQLEDKNKELERNQTDTKRQLQEEKQKREKAEREVKDLKNQLEDKNKELHQLLAENKKLKEEKQTSR